Proteins encoded within one genomic window of Xiphophorus maculatus strain JP 163 A chromosome 11, X_maculatus-5.0-male, whole genome shotgun sequence:
- the LOC102219396 gene encoding calpain-5-like, translated as MPVAYRNQHYAELKKQHNKENLFEDPEFPATNSSLYYKKPPPGVVQWKRPGEICENPHLFVEGISSHDLNQGIVGNCWFVAACACLALKSNLWEKVIPDWKEQEWDSNYAGIFHFRFWIFGEWIDVVIDDRLPTINGQLIYCQSKQNNEFWSALLEKAYAKLFGCYESLAGGNTGDAVVDFSGAVVEAIDLQKEKYYADQNKQDKFFEDLLKAWNRGGIISSSIKPQGFRLESRTDNGLVRGHAYSVTDVKRVRLGHGLRAYFKNETIPLIRLRNPWGKTEWTGAWSDSSEEWSKIGETERGNLGITVADDGEFWMSFTDWCKNFSDADVCRLINTSLISIQKNWDEAVNFGKWTRNSDPLLNRCGGCVNHRQTFLQNPQYLFDVTKESDEVLISLQQKDRKIYRKEGQGDNLSMGFNILKVEVNRKYRLHDLVTQQLLHTSTYIDARTVFMRCELPKGRYVVIPTTFDAFIEGEFMLRLYTDVDSGCRELVKDKPQTKCWTPLFGYPQVVTHIYVDRAEIGQQGDQAEGINPYLIISCESQSVKSIAKKNSLTPEFQFSAIFFRKKVTEPLTVQLWSDDLGSDKFLGQVTLSGRPDDVSHPQQLQLKNKGSKEADNMPGKIALRILTSDELTAL; from the exons ATGCCTGTCGCTTATAGGAATCAGCACTATGCTGAGCTGAAGAAGCAGCACAACAAAGAGAATCTGTTTGAAGATCCAGAGTTCCCAGCCACCAATTCATCGCTTTATTACAAAAAACCCCCTCCTGGAGTTGTGCAGTGGAAACGACCCGGG gaAATATGTGAAAACCCACATCTCTTTGTAGAGGGCATCAGCTCTCATGACTTGAACCAGGGGATTGTGGGAAACTGCTGGTTTGTTGCTGCCTGTGCCTGCCTGGCTTTAAAATCAAACCTCTGGGAGAAa GTAATTCCTGACTGGAAGGAGCAGGAGTGGGATTCAAACTATGCCGGGATTTTTCACTTCCGGTTCTGGATCTTCGGTGAGTGGATAGACGTGGTGATAGACGACCGGCTGCCGACAATCAACGGACAACTCATCTACTGTCAGTCAAAGCAAAACAATGAGTTCTGGAGCGCCCTGCTGGAGAAAGCCTACGCCAA GCTCTTTGGCTGCTATGAGTCCCTGGCTGGAGGCAACACTGGAGATGCTGTGGTGGATTTCAGTGGAGCCGTGGTAGAGGCCATcgacctgcagaaagagaaatacTACGcagatcaaaacaaacaagataaaTTTTTTGAGGACCTTCTCAAGGCGTGGAATCGCGGAGGAATCATCAGCTCCTCCATCAAG CCGCAGGGATTTAGACTTGAGTCAAGGACGGATAACGGGCTGGTGCGAGGCCATGCGTACTCGGTAACTGACGTGAAACGAGTGCGTTTGGGTCACGGGCTGCGGGCCTACTTCAAGAATGAAACCATTCCACTCATCCGCCTGAGAAATCCCTGGGGTAAAACTGAGTGGACAGGAGCGTGGAGTGACAG TTCTGAAGAATGGTCAAAGATCGGTGAAACAGAAAGAGGCAATCTTGGCATCACAGTGGCAGATGATGGAGAGTTTTG GATGTCATTCACAGACTGGTGCAAGAACTTCAGTGATGCAGACGTTTGCCGTCTAATAAACACCTCACTGATCAGCATCCAGAAGAACTGGGATGAGGCAGTGAACTTTGGGAAATGGACTCGAAACAGCGACCCCCTGCTGAACCGCTGCGGCGGTTGTGTTAACCACAGGCAGACATTTCTGCAGAACCCACAG TACTTGTTTGATGTCACCAAAGAATCTGACGAGGTCCTGATCTCACTGCAGCAGAAGGACAGAAAGATCTACAGGAAAGAAGGTCAAGGAGACAATCTAAGCATGGGCTTCAACATCTTAAAG GTGGAGGTGAACAGGAAGTATCGTCTACACGACTTGGTGACGCAACAACTTCTGCATACCTCCACCTACATCGATGCTCGGACAGTGTTCATGAGATGTGAGCTGCCAAAGGGCCGATATGTCGTCATCCCGACCACCTTCGATGCTTTCATAGAAGGAGAGTTCATGCTCCGGCTTTACACGGACGTGGACTCCGGCTGCCG GGAGCTAGTGAAGGACAAACCACAGACTAAATGTTGGACTCCGCTTTTTGGATATCCTCAAGTCGTTACCCACATATATGTGGACAGAGCTGAGATCGGTCAGCAAGGAGACCAGGCAGAGG GCATAAACCCATATTTGATCATTTCCTGCGAGAGCCAATCAGTGAAGTCCATCGCCAAGAAGAACTCTTTGACGCCGGAGTTTCAATTTAGCGCCATTTTCTTCAGGAAGAAGGTCACAGAGCCCCTAACAGTGCAG